A DNA window from Zingiber officinale cultivar Zhangliang chromosome 3A, Zo_v1.1, whole genome shotgun sequence contains the following coding sequences:
- the LOC122053723 gene encoding beta-1,4-xylosyltransferase IRX9-like — MGSGDRLKKRIQLWKKALVHFALCFIMGFFTGFAPTSSVSLFTSRNAEALRTKFTDAVAVTNRSLMAELQPLVGSSSNHNLRQLIVVTTTRSGDRWQDALLRRMAETLRLVPQPVLWVVVQASSDADTEATAEVLRNTGIMYRHLVFKENLTNAAAEEDDHQRNVALSHIERHRLAGIVHFAELSNVYDLQFFQELRNIEVFGAWPMAMVSANRKRVVVDGPICNSSNVILGWISEDLSNAKFSLSNDLIMKSTAETIKAKPPKINISGFAFNSSILWDPERWGRSISVPDTSQDSIRFVKEVMLEDETKMKGIPADCSKIMLWRLHVHER, encoded by the exons ATGGGCTCCGGCGACCGGTTGAAGAAGCGAATCCAGCTATGGAAGAAGGCCTTGGTCCACTTCGCTCTCTGCTTCATCATGGGCTTCTTCACGGGCTTCGCTCCGACGAGCTCTGTCTCCCTTTTCACCAGCCGCAACGCTGAAGCTCTTCGAACTAAGTTCACTGACGCCGTGGCCGTCACTAACAGGAGCCTCATGGCTGAACTCCAACCCCTCGTCGGGTCTTCCTCCAATCACAACCTCCGGCAGTTGATCGTCGTGACCACAACCCGCTCTGGCGACCGGTGGCAGGATGCGCTGCTGAGGAGGATGGCCGAGACATTGAGGCTGGTGCCGCAGCCAGTGCTCTGGGTCGTCGTTCAAGCCTCCTCCGATGCAGACACGGAGGCCACTGCCGAGGTGTTGAGGAATACCGGCATCATGTACCGGCACTTGGTATTCAAGGAGAACCTCACTAACGCAGCGGCAGAGGAGGACGACCACCAGCGGAACGTGGCCCTGAGCCACATCGAGCGCCACCGGCTCGCCGGAATCGTGCACTTTGCCGAACTCTCCAATGTCTACGATCTCCAATTCTTCCAAGAATTAAGAAACATCGA GGTTTTTGGGGCTTGGCCAATGGCCATGGTGTCGGCGAACAGAAAGAGAGTGGTGGTGGACGGACCAATCTGTAACTCGTCCAATGTTATTCTTGGGTGGATATCAGAGGACTTGTCCAATGCGAAGTTTAGTCTCAGCAATGATCTGATCATGAAGAGTACTGCAGAAACGATCAAAGCGAAACCTCCAAAGATCAACATCTCAGGCTTCGCATTCAATAGCTCCATTTTGTGGGATCCAGAGAGATGGGGTCGTTCCATTTCAGTCCCAGACACATCCCAG GATTCTATCAGATTTGTGAAAGAAGTGATGTTGGAAGACGAGACCAAGATGAAGGGCATCCCTGCAGATTGCTCCAAGATCATGTTATGGCGTCTCCACGTACATGAAAGATAG